In Luteimonas viscosa, the genomic window CCAAGTCGGACGTGATCACCAAGGTCGATCTCGACGGCCCATCGTTGTGCGCGTTCGACCCGGTCGACGGCGGCGTGACATTCAACGAATCGGAGATCTCGGTGTCCGAGGCGCCCGGGCTCGGCATCCGGGCGATCCGCGGCTACAAGCCGATCGGCGTCTGAAGCGACGGCCATGCAGCCGCTGCTGATCATCCGTTCCGAACGCGGCCAGATGTCGGCGATCGAGCGCCGCATCGCCGACTTCATCCTCGAGAACGCGCACCTGCTGCGCGACTATTCCTCGCAACAGCTGGCGAACGCGCTGGGCATCAGCCAGTCGAGCGTGGTGAAGTTCAGCCAGAAGCTGGGGTTCAAGGGCTATCCGGACCTGAAGTACTCGATCGGCGAGGCGGTCGCGCGCAACGGCGACGGCGCCGAGCCCGTGGCGAGCGGCACCGACGACCACAGCCAGGGCGTGCTCGCGCGCGAACTGTGGCAGGCCAAGTCGCGCGCGGAGGAGGAAACCCGGCTGCTGAATCCGCCCGACCGGATCGACGCCGTGGCGGGCATGGTGCGCGACGCCGGCAAGGTGTTCGTCGTGGGGACCGGCGAAGACAGCGTGATGGCGCGTGCGTTCGCGATCCGGCTGTCGTTGCTGGGGTTCCTCGCGATCCACCATTTCGATCCGGTGCTGGTGCCGGCCGAGGTGTCGACCTCGCGGCCGGACGACGTGCTGCTGCTGTTCTCCGAGCGCGGCCAGGCCGCGACCCTGTGCCAGCTGGCGCGCCTGTTCCGCTCGCGCGGCGGCAGGGTCGTCTCGGTGACGCGGCATACGGCCAACCCGCTGCGCGCGCATGCCGACCTGTCGCTGCTGGTGTCGGCCCACGACGAGGCAGCGCACGTCGAGCCGCTGCTCTACCAGGCCGCCCTGCAGCAACTGCTGGACGTGGTGTTCCTGCTGCTGTGCGGCGACGAGTCGCGCCGGCGGCAGCTTGCCGACTACCATGAGCACGTGCGTTCCCTGCTCGACTCGTGATCGATCGCCGATGCCATGATCCCGCTCCCGCGTGACCCGCCCGCCCGGCGCCGACCGCTGCAGCCATCGACGCCGGCGGCGCGCCCGCGACGCTCCGCGGCCCGTTCCCGTCGATGCGCGGCAGCGCTTCGTGCTATCCAGTCCCCTGCCCCTTCCAGGAATCCCGCCCCTCCATGACTTCCGAAGCCGCCGCCAGGCGCCCCGGCCTGTCCACTCCCGCGCGCGTGCTGATCGCGCTGCTCCTCGGTGCCGCGACCGGCCTGCTGCTGGCCGCCTTCGATCCCGCGCGCGCCACCCAGGTGGCCGACGCGGTGCAGCCGATCGGCCGGCTCTGGCTCAATGCGCTGCAGATGACCGTGGTCCCGCTGGTCGCGGCGCTGGTGGTGGTCGGCATCAACTCGGCGGCCGACGCCGCGGCGTCGGGACGCACGGCGCGCACCGCGATCGTCGTGTTCCTGGTGCTGCTGGCGCTCTCGGGCACGTTCGCGGCGGTCGCGGCGCCGACCTTCCTGTCGCTGGTGCCACGCGACGAGGCCCTGATCGAATCGTTCCGCGCCGCGATCCAGGCGCCGGAGAACCTGCCAGAGGCGGCCGGCGTGGGTGCGTGGCTGGCGAACATCATCCCCAGCAACGCGATCGCGGCGGCGGCCAACAGCGCGATGCTGCCGCTGGTGGTGTTCGCGATGTTCTTCGGCTTCGGCCTGACCCGGATCGAGCCCGAGCGCCGCGCGCGCATGCTGGAGATGGTGCGCACCCTCGGCGACACCATGATCGTGGTCGTGCGCTGGGTGCTGTGGGCGGCGCCACTGGGGGTGTTCGCGCTGGTGCTGGCGGTGTGCGCGCGGGTCGGGATCGACATGCTCAGTGCGCTGGGTTACTACATCCTCACCCAGTGCGTGTTGTACATCTCGATCACGCTCCTGCTCTACATCGTGGCGGCGGTCGCCGCCGGCGAGCGGCCCGCACGCTTCGCCCGGGCGCTGCTGCCGGTGCAGGCGATCGCGGCGAGCACGCAATCCTCGCTCGCCTCGCTGCCGGTGATGGTCGACAGCGCCCGCATGCGCCTGGGTTACCCGATCGCGGTCACCTCGCTGGTGCTGCCGATGGCGGTGTCGCTGTTCCGCATCGCCAGCCCGCCGCAGTACATCGTGGTGGCCTGCTTCATCGCCTGGATGTACGGGGCCGACCTGACGGCGGTGCAGCTGGGGACCGCGGTGGCGCTGAGCATCGTGGTCAGCATGGGCTCGGTGGGACTGCCGGGCCAGGTCAGTTTCATGACCACCAACATGCCGGTCACCCAGGCCATGGGCTTGCCGGTCGAACCGCTCGGCGTGCTGCTGGCGGTCGACACGATCCCCGACGTGTTCGCGACCGTCGCCAACACCTCGGCCGACGTCACCGCGACCGCCGTCGTCGCGCGCCGCACGGGGCCGACGGATCCCGAGGACGGGCCGGGGGCGGACTCCGGGACCTGAGCGCGCTCACAGCAGCTTGCTGCGGCGCATCTCCATGACCCGCTCGGGTGGCGCGAACGTGTCGGCGCTCGACATCTGCCAGAACGTCCGGAACACCGCGTGCTCGGGCACCCGGTCGAGCAGTTCTCCGGGTTCGAGGAAGCGGTAGAGCGCCGACAGCGAGCGCACCTCGGTCGGCGACACCCGCCGCAGGATGTGTTCGGGGCCAAGCTGCGAGGGATGCTCCAGCCCCGCCGCACCGATGAGGTCGCGCAATGCGCGCAGCGTGTTGCCGTGGAAGTTGGCCACGCGCGCGGCCTTGTCCTCCACGTCGAGCTTGCGCCAGCGCCTCGGATCCTGCGTGGCGACGCCGGTCGGGCAATGGTCGCTGTGGCAGGTGCGCGACTGGATGCAGCCCAGCGCGAACATGAATCCGCGCCCGGCGTTGCACCAGTCCGCGCCCATGGCGATGGTGCGCGCGATGTCGAACGCGCTCGCGATCCGTCCCGCGCCGACCAGGCGCACCCGGTCGCGCAGGCCGAGCCCCACCAGGGTGTTGTGCACCAGCATCAGCGCCTCGTGCATCGGCAGGCCGACGTGGTTGATGAACTCCGCCGGCGAGGCGCCGGTGCCGCCTTCCGCGCCGTCGACCACGATGAAGTCCGGCAGCACCCCGGTCTGCTGCATCGCCTTGGCCAGGCTGAACCATTCCCAGGGATGGCCGATGGCGAGCTTGAACCCGGTCGGCTTGCCGCCGGAGAGTTCGCGCAGCCGGGCGACGAATTCGAGCAGGCCCACGGGCGTTGAGAACGCCGAATGCGCCGCCGGCGACACGCAGTCCACGCCCTGGAGCACGCCGCGCGCGGCGGCGATCTCGGCCGTGACCTTGGCCGCCGGCAGCACCCCGCCGTGGCCGGGCTTGGCGCCTTGCGAGAGCTTGAGTTCGATCATCCGCACCTGCGGGTCGCGCGCGTTGAGCACGAAGCGCTCCTCGCTGAAGCGGCCGGCTTCGTCGCGGCAGCCGAAGTAGCCCGAGCCGATCTCCCAGACCAGATCGCCGCCGTACTCGCGGTGGTAGGTCGAGATCGAACCCTCGCCGGTGTCGTGGTAGAACCCGCCGCGGCGGGCGCCGGCGTTCAGGGCGCGGATCGCGTTGGCCGACAGCGAGCCGAAGCTCATCGCCGAGATGTTGAACACGCTCGCGTCGTAGGGCGCCGATCCGTTCCCGCCCACCAGCACCCGGAAGTCGTGCGAATCCACGTGCACCGGCACCAGCGAGTGGTTGATCCATTCGTAGTCGACGCTGTAGGGATCGTGCTCGCTGCCGAACGGCACCGTGTCGCGTTCGTTCTTGGCGCGCTGGTAGACCAGCGCCCGCTTCTCGCGCGAGAACGGTACCTCGGCCAGGTTGTCCTCGATGAAGTACTGGCGGATCTCGGGCCGGATCGACTCCAGTCCGTAGCGCAGGTGCGCGAGCAGCGGGTAGTTGCGGCGCAGCGTCGAACGGCGCTGCAGCAGGTCGAGCGTGCCCAGCGCCGCCAGCGCCCCGAAGACCGCCACGCCCCACCACCAGCCGGGCATGCGCACGGCCAGCCCGAGCGACAGCGCGGCAAGCACGACGCAGGCGATGTACGCGGAGTAACGGCTCATCGGGCTCCCTGGAATGCGTGGCGTGCCCGGAGTCGGGATCGAACCGACATGGCCTTGCGGCCGAGGGATTTTAAGTCCCTTGCGTCTACCAGTTTCGCCATCCGGGCGTGGCCTTGGCGCCAGCACGCGCACTGGCGGCGACGGATGGAGGCCTGGGTCGGAATTGAACCGGCGTACGCGGATTTGCAGTCCGCTGCATAACCACTCTGCCACCAGGCCGGTGACGGTCGCCCCGGAACGATACACGCTCGCGGCGCCGATAAACAAAACCCCGGCATCGCCGGGGCCTGCAGGAATCTGGAGCGGGAAACGAGACTCGAACTCGCGACCTCAACCTTGGCAAGGTTGCGCTCTACCAACTGAGCTATTCCCGCGTGGAGCCGCGCATTTTACCGCCTGACCTGGAACTGTCAACAGCCGTCCGCTCGGCCGCGCGCAGCACCGGCCAGGCCGCCCGCAGGTAGGCCAGGCCGGACCACAATGTGAGCAATGCGGCGGCGCCCAGCAGCCAGTCGCCGATGCGGAACACCAGCCCGCCCATCCAGATGTCGGTGCCCGGCTGCAGCGGGAAACGCGGGTTGATCGAGTACAGCAGGCACGACAGCGCGACCATCTGGGCGATGGTCTTGATCTTGCCGATCGCGGCCACCTTGACCGTCGCCCGCTGTCCGAGTTCGGCCATCCACTCGCGCAGCGCCGAGACCGCGATCTCGCGGCCCACGATCACCGCCGCCCAGAACGCCATCCACGGCGTCGGATGGCCCTGCACGATCAGGAACAGCGCCACCGCCACCATCAGCTTGTCCGCCACAGGGTCGAGGAAGGCGCCGAACGCGGAGTACTGGTTGTAGCGACGGGCGATCCAGCCGTCCAGCCAGTCGGTGACCGCGGCGAGGATGAACACGAAGGCGGACGCGAAGTTGGTCCACTGGGAAGGCATGTAGAACACGGCCACCAGCACCGGGATCAGCAGGATCCGCAGCAGGGTCAGCCAGGTGGGGACGGTCAACTTCATTTCGACGGGGGAGTCGGGCCGGCGGGGGCGGCGTCCTGCAATCCGTGAAGGGTCGCATAGATCCGCCCGGCCAGCGCCTCGCTCACGCCTTCGACCTTGGCGATCTCCTCGGCGCCGGCGGCCTTGAGGCCACCGAGGCCGCCGAAATGCTTGAGCAGGCTGGCGCGGCGGCGCGGGCCGATGCCGGGGATGTCCTCGAGCCGGCTGATGCTGCGCGCCTTCTGGCGGCGGCCGCGGTGGCCGGTGATCGCGAACCGGTGCGCCTCGTCGCGCACCTGCTGGATCAGCTGCAGCCCGGGCGAATCGATCCCCGGGCGCAGCTCGCGGCCGTCGGGCAGCAGCAGCCGTTCGTGCCCGGCACGCCGCTCCTCGCCCTTGGCCACGCCCACCACCATGATCCGGCCATCGTCGAGCCCGTACCCGGCCAGCACGCTGCGCGCCTGCGCCACCTGCCCCGCCCCGCCGTCGATCAGCAGCAGGTCGGGCAACACGGCGTCGATCCGGCCCCCGCGTGCAGCGCCCGGTTGCGCGGCGGCGCCCTCACCGGGCGAAGTCGCTTGCGCGTCCCCGGTCTGGTCCTCGCGCGCAGCGCCCGGGCGTTCGTCGGCGCGCGGGCCGGTGGCTCGCGAACGCGCCTCCCCGGTGTCGACCGCACGGCGAAAGCGGCGCTGCAAGGCCTGCTGCATGGCGGCGTAGTCGTCGCCCGGCTCGATCCCGGCGATGTTGTAGCGCCGGTACTGGCCGCGCACCGCGCCCTCGGCATCGAACACCACGCACGAGGCGACGGTCGCCTCGCCCATGGTATGGCTGATGTCGAAGCACTCGATCCTCGTCGGCGCCGCGTCCAGCCCCAGCAGCGTGCGCAGCGATTCGAGCCGCGCCTGCTGCGCGGCCTGGCTGCCGAGTTCGGTCGCCAGCGAGAGCTCGGCATTGCGGCGGGCGAGGTCGACGTAGCCGGCGCGCTCTCCGCGCACGCTGTGGCGGATCTGCACCTTGCGCCCGGCGGCGGCGCTGAACGCCTCCTCCAGCAGCGAGATGTCCTCGATGCCGCGGTCGAGCACGATCTCGCGTGGCGGCGGCTGCTCGGCGTAGTACTGCGAAACGAACGCGGCCAGCACCTCGGCCGGATTGTCGCTGCCGTTGGTCTTCGGGAAGAACGCGCGGGTGCCGAGGTTGCGGCCGTCGCGGAACGCCAGCAGCAGCACGCAGGCCTGGGTGCCCTGCATCGCCACGGCCAGCACGTCGAGCTCGGCGGCGCTGCCGTCCACGTACTGCCGCGCCTGCATCGAGCGCACGCCGGTGAGCAGGTCGCGCAGGCGCGCGGCTTCCTCGAAGTCGAGGCGTTCGCTCGCGCCCTCCATCGCTTCGCCCAGCTCGCGCGCCAGTTCGTCGCTGCGCCCCTCGAGGAACAGGGTGGCGCGACGCACCGCATCGGCGTACTCGCGCGCCGGCACCAGGCCCACGCAGGGTGCGGTGCAGCGCCCGATCTGGTGCTGCAGGCAGGGCCGCGAGCGGTTGCGGAACACGCTGTCCTCGCAGCTGCGCAGCCGGAACAGCTTGTGCATCATGTTCAGCGTCTCGCGCACCGCGGTCACGCCCGGGTACGGGCCGAAATAGCGCCCGGGCACGCTGCGCGGGCCGCGGTGCAGCGCCAGCCGCGGCCAGGGCTCCTGGGTCACGAGCACGTAGGGATAGCTCTTGTCGTCGCGCAGCAGCACGTTGTAGCGCGGCCGCAAGGACTTGATCAGCTGGTTCTCAAGCAGCAGAGCCTCGCCCTCGGTCCGGGTCACCGTGACTTCCATGCGCGCGATTTGGGCGAGCATGGCCACCGTGCGCGCCGGCCTGGGCACGTTGCTGAAATAGCTGGCCACGCGCTTCTTCAGCGCGCCGGCCTTGCCGACGTAGAGCACGCTGCCGTCGGCGGCGATCATCCGGTACACGCCGGGCGCGGTGCTCAGGCCGCGGGCGAAGGCCTTGCCGTCGAAGGGCGCGGCCTCGGGTGTCGCGGAACCGCCGGAACCAGGTGCTTCCGCGGTCATTCGCCGATGGGCACGTGGCGCAGGGCCCCGGTGCGCGGATCGAACCGGAGCACGGCGTGGGCATCGGTGTCGGCGATCCAGACCGCGCCCGCGCCTGCCGCCAGCCCGGCCGAGCCGTGCAGGCGCTGCGGCAGCTCGGCCGTGCTCACCTCGCCGCCGCCCAGGCGCAGGCAACGCAAGGCATCGTTGCCGCTGTCGGCGATCCACAGCTGGGGCGAATCCGGATCGAGCGCGATCGCCAGCGGCTGCTGCAGGCGGGCCTCGGTGCGAACGCCGTCGGCATTGCCGTACTGCCACTGGTCGACGCCCACCAGGGTGGAAACCGCGCCCGAACGGACGTTGACGCTGCGGATCGCAGAGCCGGCGGCATCGCAGACGTACAGCACCTGCTGCACCGCCGCCAGCGACACCGGTTCGGCGAACGACGCGCCGAGGCCCTTGCCGTCGACCACCGCCAGCTTCCCGGAACCCGCGACCAGCTGCAGGCCCGGCGCGCCGAGATCGTATTTCCACAGTCGGTTGTCGCCGGCGGTGGCGATGAACAGCGCGCTGCCGCTGAGCGCCACCGCGCGCGGCTGGTCCAGGGCGACCGCCCGCGGATCGCGGATCGCCCCTTCGGCCGGGGTGCCGGCACGGCCGGCGCCGCAGATGGTGTCGATGTCGCCACTGCGCAGTTCCACGCGCCGCACCGCGTGGTTGCCGCTGTCGGCGATGTACAGCGCGTCGCGCCACACGCACATGCCGTGCGGGCGGTTGAACGCGGCCAGTTCCATCGGGCCGTCGATGAACCCGGGGCCGCCGCTGCCGAACTGGCGCAGCACGCGCCCGGCGTGGTCGCACTCGAGCACCCGGTGATGCTCGCTGTCGGCCACGTACAGGTAGTTGCCGGACACGACCAGCCCGGTCGGGAAACGCAGCGGCAGCGGCGGCTCCCCGCCGCGGCGCATCTCGATCGGATCGGCGTTGGGCAGGGTCGGCACTAGTTCGCCGGCCAGCGCACTCACGCGCGCGTCGAGTTCGCGGATCGGACCGTCGCCGACGATGCGGTCGCGGATCCGGCCCTCGCCGTCGATCAGCACCACCGTCGGCCAGGCTTCGATGCCGTAGTGCTGCCACAGGGTCCAGTCGGGGTCGTGGCCGATCGGGAAGTCGTAGCGCTGGCGATTCAGCCGCTTGCCGATGCGGCGGCCGTCGCGCTCGCTGTCGAACTTCGGCACGTGCACCGCCACCACGTTGACCCGCTCCCCATGGCGCGCGCGCAGGCGCGCCAGGTCGGACAGCCGGTGCTGGCACCACGCCGAGCCGGCGTTGACGAACACCAGCGCACAGACCTTGCCGCGCAGCTGCGCGATCCGCAGCGGCGCCAGCAGGTTCAGCCACTCGACGCTTGGGGGGAACTCGGGGGCGGTGGTCGCGTCCATGTGCAGCGATTATGCGTCAATCGTCCGGGTCCGGTCGGCCAGGCCGGCGACGATGGCGCGCGCGGCGCGGTCGACCAGCGTCCAGACGTGCTCGAACGCCTCCGGCCCGCCGGTATAGGGGTCTGGGATCTCGGCGCCCTGCCCCAGTCCCGCCCATTCCAGCAGCAGCGCGCTGCGGGCCGTGGCGTTGCCGGGGGCGCGGCCGCGCACGTCGTCGAGGTTGGCCCGGTCCGCGCACAGCAGCCAGTGGAAATCCCGGTAGTCCGACGCGCGCAGCTGGCGGGCGCGCAGCCCTGCGATGTCGACGCCGTGCGCCGCCGCGTTCGCGATGGTGCGCCGGTCTGGCGGCTCACCGGCATGCCAGCCACCGGTGCCGGCGGAGTCGACGACCACGCGGTGCCCGAGCCGGGCCTGGTCGATGCGTTGCCGCAACACGCCTTCCGCCAGCGGCGAGCGGCAGATGTTGCCCAGGCAGACGACCAGCAGCCGCATCGGTTCAGGCACGCGGGCCTCCGAGGATCGCTTCGGCCCGCGCCAGGTCTTCCGGCGTGTCCACGCCCTGGGGGAACGCCTCGGGCGCCAGTGCCACCGCGATCGGCAGCCCCGCCTCGAGCGCGCGCAACTGCTCCAGCGATTCGATCCGCTCCAGCCGCCCCGGCGGCATCGCCGAGAAGCGGCGCAGGAAGCCCGCGCGGTAGGCGTAGATGCCGATGTGCCGCAGCCATTCCCCGGGCACGCGGATGTCGCCCTCGCGCGAGAACGCATCGCGGTGCCAGGGGATCGGCGCACGACTGAAGTACAGCGCGTGTCCGGTGTCGGCCACCACCACCTTCACCGTGTTCGGGTCGAACAGCACCGCCGGTTCGGTGATGTGCTCGGCCAGGGTCGCCATCCCGGCGTCGCCCTGCGCGAGCAGGGCCGCCACGCGGCGGATGCCGGACGCGGGGGCGAAGGGTTCGTCGCCCTGCAGGTTGACGACGATGGTGTCGTCGTTCCAGCCGGCGATGTCGGCGCATTCGGCCAGGCGGTCGGTGCCGGACTGGTGGCTCGACCGCGTCATCGCCACGCGCACGCCGCTGCCCTCGAGCGCGCGCGCGATGCGGTCGTCGTCGGCCGCGACCCAGACCTCGCGCGCGCCCGCCGCCAGCGCCCGCCGCGCCACGTGCAGCACCAGCGGCTCGCCTCCCAGCAGTCGCAGCGGCTTGCCCGGCAGGCGCG contains:
- a CDS encoding MurR/RpiR family transcriptional regulator, whose product is MQPLLIIRSERGQMSAIERRIADFILENAHLLRDYSSQQLANALGISQSSVVKFSQKLGFKGYPDLKYSIGEAVARNGDGAEPVASGTDDHSQGVLARELWQAKSRAEEETRLLNPPDRIDAVAGMVRDAGKVFVVGTGEDSVMARAFAIRLSLLGFLAIHHFDPVLVPAEVSTSRPDDVLLLFSERGQAATLCQLARLFRSRGGRVVSVTRHTANPLRAHADLSLLVSAHDEAAHVEPLLYQAALQQLLDVVFLLLCGDESRRRQLADYHEHVRSLLDS
- a CDS encoding low molecular weight protein-tyrosine-phosphatase; this encodes MRLLVVCLGNICRSPLAEGVLRQRIDQARLGHRVVVDSAGTGGWHAGEPPDRRTIANAAAHGVDIAGLRARQLRASDYRDFHWLLCADRANLDDVRGRAPGNATARSALLLEWAGLGQGAEIPDPYTGGPEAFEHVWTLVDRAARAIVAGLADRTRTIDA
- a CDS encoding FMN-binding glutamate synthase family protein; this translates as MSRYSAYIACVVLAALSLGLAVRMPGWWWGVAVFGALAALGTLDLLQRRSTLRRNYPLLAHLRYGLESIRPEIRQYFIEDNLAEVPFSREKRALVYQRAKNERDTVPFGSEHDPYSVDYEWINHSLVPVHVDSHDFRVLVGGNGSAPYDASVFNISAMSFGSLSANAIRALNAGARRGGFYHDTGEGSISTYHREYGGDLVWEIGSGYFGCRDEAGRFSEERFVLNARDPQVRMIELKLSQGAKPGHGGVLPAAKVTAEIAAARGVLQGVDCVSPAAHSAFSTPVGLLEFVARLRELSGGKPTGFKLAIGHPWEWFSLAKAMQQTGVLPDFIVVDGAEGGTGASPAEFINHVGLPMHEALMLVHNTLVGLGLRDRVRLVGAGRIASAFDIARTIAMGADWCNAGRGFMFALGCIQSRTCHSDHCPTGVATQDPRRWRKLDVEDKAARVANFHGNTLRALRDLIGAAGLEHPSQLGPEHILRRVSPTEVRSLSALYRFLEPGELLDRVPEHAVFRTFWQMSSADTFAPPERVMEMRRSKLL
- the kdsB gene encoding 3-deoxy-manno-octulosonate cytidylyltransferase; the encoded protein is MNAQDFVVAIPARHDATRLPGKPLRLLGGEPLVLHVARRALAAGAREVWVAADDDRIARALEGSGVRVAMTRSSHQSGTDRLAECADIAGWNDDTIVVNLQGDEPFAPASGIRRVAALLAQGDAGMATLAEHITEPAVLFDPNTVKVVVADTGHALYFSRAPIPWHRDAFSREGDIRVPGEWLRHIGIYAYRAGFLRRFSAMPPGRLERIESLEQLRALEAGLPIAVALAPEAFPQGVDTPEDLARAEAILGGPRA
- the pgsA gene encoding CDP-diacylglycerol--glycerol-3-phosphate 3-phosphatidyltransferase, producing the protein MKLTVPTWLTLLRILLIPVLVAVFYMPSQWTNFASAFVFILAAVTDWLDGWIARRYNQYSAFGAFLDPVADKLMVAVALFLIVQGHPTPWMAFWAAVIVGREIAVSALREWMAELGQRATVKVAAIGKIKTIAQMVALSCLLYSINPRFPLQPGTDIWMGGLVFRIGDWLLGAAALLTLWSGLAYLRAAWPVLRAAERTAVDSSRSGGKMRGSTRE
- a CDS encoding thioredoxin-like domain-containing protein, whose amino-acid sequence is MDATTAPEFPPSVEWLNLLAPLRIAQLRGKVCALVFVNAGSAWCQHRLSDLARLRARHGERVNVVAVHVPKFDSERDGRRIGKRLNRQRYDFPIGHDPDWTLWQHYGIEAWPTVVLIDGEGRIRDRIVGDGPIRELDARVSALAGELVPTLPNADPIEMRRGGEPPLPLRFPTGLVVSGNYLYVADSEHHRVLECDHAGRVLRQFGSGGPGFIDGPMELAAFNRPHGMCVWRDALYIADSGNHAVRRVELRSGDIDTICGAGRAGTPAEGAIRDPRAVALDQPRAVALSGSALFIATAGDNRLWKYDLGAPGLQLVAGSGKLAVVDGKGLGASFAEPVSLAAVQQVLYVCDAAGSAIRSVNVRSGAVSTLVGVDQWQYGNADGVRTEARLQQPLAIALDPDSPQLWIADSGNDALRCLRLGGGEVSTAELPQRLHGSAGLAAGAGAVWIADTDAHAVLRFDPRTGALRHVPIGE
- a CDS encoding dicarboxylate/amino acid:cation symporter, whose translation is MTSEAAARRPGLSTPARVLIALLLGAATGLLLAAFDPARATQVADAVQPIGRLWLNALQMTVVPLVAALVVVGINSAADAAASGRTARTAIVVFLVLLALSGTFAAVAAPTFLSLVPRDEALIESFRAAIQAPENLPEAAGVGAWLANIIPSNAIAAAANSAMLPLVVFAMFFGFGLTRIEPERRARMLEMVRTLGDTMIVVVRWVLWAAPLGVFALVLAVCARVGIDMLSALGYYILTQCVLYISITLLLYIVAAVAAGERPARFARALLPVQAIAASTQSSLASLPVMVDSARMRLGYPIAVTSLVLPMAVSLFRIASPPQYIVVACFIAWMYGADLTAVQLGTAVALSIVVSMGSVGLPGQVSFMTTNMPVTQAMGLPVEPLGVLLAVDTIPDVFATVANTSADVTATAVVARRTGPTDPEDGPGADSGT
- the uvrC gene encoding excinuclease ABC subunit UvrC; protein product: MTAEAPGSGGSATPEAAPFDGKAFARGLSTAPGVYRMIAADGSVLYVGKAGALKKRVASYFSNVPRPARTVAMLAQIARMEVTVTRTEGEALLLENQLIKSLRPRYNVLLRDDKSYPYVLVTQEPWPRLALHRGPRSVPGRYFGPYPGVTAVRETLNMMHKLFRLRSCEDSVFRNRSRPCLQHQIGRCTAPCVGLVPAREYADAVRRATLFLEGRSDELARELGEAMEGASERLDFEEAARLRDLLTGVRSMQARQYVDGSAAELDVLAVAMQGTQACVLLLAFRDGRNLGTRAFFPKTNGSDNPAEVLAAFVSQYYAEQPPPREIVLDRGIEDISLLEEAFSAAAGRKVQIRHSVRGERAGYVDLARRNAELSLATELGSQAAQQARLESLRTLLGLDAAPTRIECFDISHTMGEATVASCVVFDAEGAVRGQYRRYNIAGIEPGDDYAAMQQALQRRFRRAVDTGEARSRATGPRADERPGAAREDQTGDAQATSPGEGAAAQPGAARGGRIDAVLPDLLLIDGGAGQVAQARSVLAGYGLDDGRIMVVGVAKGEERRAGHERLLLPDGRELRPGIDSPGLQLIQQVRDEAHRFAITGHRGRRQKARSISRLEDIPGIGPRRRASLLKHFGGLGGLKAAGAEEIAKVEGVSEALAGRIYATLHGLQDAAPAGPTPPSK